The proteins below are encoded in one region of Synergistaceae bacterium:
- the pepT gene encoding peptidase T: MYTTLEHFLKYIKYDTQSQENAGVIPSTEKQFTLARELFNELQERGLKDVTITEHAYVTGTLPANTDKKIPAIGFISHMDTSPSASGANVQARIINNYDGSNIALNENIILSPEIFPDMRKYVNHDLIVTDGKTLLGADDKAGIAEIIGALDWLLANPEFKHGDMKIAFTPDEEIGELASHLDIKKFAADFAYTVDGGELGEISYENFNAAQAVIKIHGRSVHPGAAKNIMVSAVMLGNELLNMLPSNESPATTEGREGFYHCLSFNCTPEEGEIIFIIRDHDMKKFEARKNFMTQCINTLQEKYNAAKFELSITDQYYNMLEKFRENMYPVDLAINAMKDLQITPVILPIRGGTDGAALSWRGLLTPNIFTGAHNWHSIFEFVSVQVMESASRLIIKILERAAGDNK; this comes from the coding sequence TTGTACACGACATTAGAGCATTTCTTAAAATATATAAAATATGACACTCAATCGCAGGAAAACGCCGGAGTCATTCCCAGCACAGAAAAGCAATTTACTTTAGCGCGCGAGTTGTTCAATGAATTACAGGAACGCGGACTTAAAGACGTAACAATCACTGAACACGCTTATGTAACGGGGACTCTTCCTGCCAACACTGATAAAAAAATTCCTGCAATAGGCTTTATTTCACACATGGACACTTCACCCAGTGCAAGCGGTGCAAATGTTCAAGCAAGAATCATAAATAATTACGACGGCAGCAACATAGCATTAAATGAAAATATAATTTTATCGCCGGAAATTTTCCCCGACATGAGAAAATATGTAAATCATGATTTAATCGTTACTGACGGCAAAACTTTATTAGGCGCGGACGACAAAGCCGGAATCGCTGAAATAATCGGTGCACTTGACTGGCTGCTCGCTAATCCGGAATTTAAACACGGTGATATGAAAATCGCTTTCACTCCTGATGAAGAAATCGGCGAACTTGCGAGTCATCTTGACATCAAAAAATTTGCGGCTGACTTTGCTTACACTGTCGACGGCGGAGAACTCGGCGAAATAAGTTACGAAAATTTTAACGCTGCACAGGCTGTAATAAAGATTCACGGGCGGTCAGTTCATCCGGGAGCAGCAAAAAATATCATGGTTAGTGCTGTAATGCTCGGCAATGAATTATTAAACATGTTACCGTCAAATGAGTCTCCGGCCACAACAGAAGGCAGAGAAGGCTTTTATCACTGCTTGAGCTTCAACTGCACACCGGAAGAAGGCGAAATAATATTTATAATCCGAGATCATGACATGAAAAAATTTGAGGCGCGCAAAAATTTCATGACTCAATGCATTAACACCCTTCAAGAAAAATATAATGCTGCAAAATTTGAACTCTCAATCACAGATCAGTATTACAATATGTTAGAAAAATTTCGCGAAAATATGTATCCCGTAGACTTGGCCATTAACGCAATGAAAGATTTGCAGATTACACCCGTTATTTTGCCTATCAGGGGAGGCACTGACGGAGCTGCTTTATCGTGGCGGGGACTTCTTACGCCGAACATTTTTACGGGAGCTCACAACTGGCACAGCATATTTGAATTTGTTTCCGTTCAAGTAATGGAGTCAGCGAGCAGATTAATCATAAAAATTTTAGAGAGGGCAGCAGGTGATAACAAGTGA
- the rhaD gene encoding rhamnulose-1-phosphate aldolase yields MKDILSAPFLIELTRTLTNMYNHGWDERNSGNLSLLLDESEIKDYCDTNNFIREFNTGFETPLLDNKYFIVTGTGKYFKNVQYDPALNLGLVKILDNGRKARLLWGLTDGGNLTSEFPAHMMSHSSRLAIDSQNRVILHCHATNLLAMTYVHEFDEKKFTRTLWQMATESIIIFPDGINILPWMLCGTNEIGQATAEKFKSSRLVLWAMHGLYAAGKNLDDAFGLIETAEKAAEIFLKTAHLPRVNNITDENLKSLAVKFNVKPREGYLSLQHS; encoded by the coding sequence GTGAAAGATATTTTATCGGCACCGTTTTTAATCGAGCTTACACGCACACTCACGAACATGTATAATCACGGCTGGGACGAAAGAAATTCCGGCAATTTATCGCTGTTATTAGACGAGTCAGAAATAAAAGATTACTGCGACACAAATAATTTTATCCGCGAATTTAATACGGGATTCGAGACTCCTTTACTCGACAATAAATATTTTATCGTTACCGGTACAGGCAAATATTTCAAAAATGTGCAGTATGACCCGGCTTTAAATTTGGGACTCGTGAAAATCTTAGACAACGGAAGAAAAGCGCGACTCTTATGGGGATTAACTGACGGAGGCAATTTAACGAGCGAATTTCCTGCGCACATGATGAGTCATTCTTCAAGACTCGCTATAGATTCGCAAAATAGAGTCATTCTTCACTGCCACGCGACTAATTTACTTGCGATGACTTATGTTCATGAATTCGACGAGAAAAAATTTACTCGGACCCTTTGGCAAATGGCGACTGAATCAATAATAATTTTTCCCGACGGAATTAATATTTTGCCTTGGATGTTATGCGGAACCAACGAGATCGGCCAAGCTACAGCAGAAAAATTTAAATCTTCAAGACTCGTTTTATGGGCGATGCACGGACTATATGCAGCGGGCAAAAATTTAGATGACGCTTTCGGGTTAATCGAGACAGCAGAGAAGGCCGCAGAAATTTTCTTGAAGACTGCACATTTACCGAGAGTCAATAATATCACTGATGAAAATTTGAAGTCTTTAGCAGTAAAATTTAACGTAAAGCCCCGTGAAGGCTATCTATCGTTACAGCATTCATAA